A stretch of DNA from Roseovarius faecimaris:
CCTGTTCACCGGCTACCGCGCAGAGCTATTGTTCGGCGAAAGCGAGGTGCTGGTGGCCGCGAAACATCTGGTGGATGGCAAGGACGTGACCGTCGTCGAGCAGGAGGAGGTCACCTATATCCACATCATGTTCGACCGCCATGAGGTGATCTATGCCTCGGGGATCGCGACCGAGAGCTTCCATGCCGGCGATATGGGGCTGGGCGCGGTGAGCGAGGCGGCGCGCGACGAGCTGTTCGCCCTTTTCCCGGAGCTGCGCACGGCGGGCGGCCGGCATCGCGAGACGGCACGCACCTGCCTGAAGAAGCACGAGGCGCTCTTGCTGATGGACGCGGAAAGGAACGGGTGACGTTCCCGTAGGGTGCGTGTTTACACGCACCGCGCCATCACTAGCCCCGCCCGAAGCTCAGATTGCTCGGGCGGCGCAGTCCCGCGCGCAGGCAAGCGGCGATGACGGCAAGGCTCAGGATCAGCCAGAGCCCGCCCCACATCACCGTCGGCCCGCCAAATTCCTGCGCCAGCATCGCCGCGTCTGACATGGCGGTGCCGGCACGCGCGATGGTGTCGTCGAAAATGTCATATGGCACATAGATCATCGAGCTGAGGCCGATGATACGCAGCACCATGTCATTCACGTCATGGCTCAGATAACGCGCCATGGCGAGCAACCCCGCCCCTGCCCCGGCGCAGAAGAAAATGGCGAAAGGCGTGCGGATATAAAGCGCCGTAACACTCAGCAGGAGCAGGCCGAAGCAAGTGGCCACCACCTTGTCGGCGCGGGTGCGCAAGGCGGCCAGAAAAAGCGCCACACCCAGCAGGAGAGAACCGAGATAGCCCGCCGTGAGGATCGCAAACCGGCTGCCGCCGCGGGTGATGGCGTGACCGCCCTGCGCCTGGGTGATGTCGATCTCGACAAGCTCACCGCCGGTCAGAACCGCCGCTGCGCCATGAGCCAGCTCATGCAGCACCACCACGAGGATCTTGAGCGGCAGCACCACCGGCGTTGTCCAGAGCGCGAAGACAAGTGCGGTCAGCGCCAGAAGCTGCCAGTGGCCCCTGAAGAAGGCAGTCACGCGCTCAGGCCGAGCGCAGCACCGGAGGGGCCTCGCCCGTGGCCCAGGCGCGCGCGGCATCGCCGAACGCCTCGAACAAGGGCCGGCTGACCGGGTCGCGCGTCGCGTTCCATTCGGGGTGCCACTGCACCGAGAGGGTGAAACCCGGCGCGCCGCGCACATAAATCGCCTCGGGCGTGCCGTCGGGGGCGTGCCCGTCGATCACGATGTCGCGGCCC
This window harbors:
- a CDS encoding M50 family metallopeptidase, with product MTAFFRGHWQLLALTALVFALWTTPVVLPLKILVVVLHELAHGAAAVLTGGELVEIDITQAQGGHAITRGGSRFAILTAGYLGSLLLGVALFLAALRTRADKVVATCFGLLLLSVTALYIRTPFAIFFCAGAGAGLLAMARYLSHDVNDMVLRIIGLSSMIYVPYDIFDDTIARAGTAMSDAAMLAQEFGGPTVMWGGLWLILSLAVIAACLRAGLRRPSNLSFGRG